The genome window AGTTCCGGCACAGCGAATGGTCGATTTTACACAAAATAAAGTCTCTGCCAATATTCCTAAAACGTCTTACGTTCCAGGAACCACTTCGGTGGAAATGGGACAGGTTTTTCCAGGATTTTTATCGCAGATTCTGCGTGAAGGTTTTACTGAGTTCGGAAAATCAATGAAAGGTTATTTAACTAATGAAGCGATTTTACATGCGCCAGAAAGCAGAACTTCATCTCCAGTCCGCATTCCGAGAGCCCCAATTTCATACGAACATTTGCAGATAAAAGGACTCTATCCTTGCGGCGAAGGAGCAGGTTATGCTGGAGGTATTATTTCTGCCGCGATAGACGGTGAAAAATGTGCTTTGAAAATTGCTGAGGTTTTGCAAAAATAATTTTTATATAGCAGAGGAATGGAGTCAATGATCATAACTTACCATTCTTGAAATTTTCCATTGGCTGCCAACTTTTTTCCAAATAGCAAGAAATTTAAAAGTGCCTATTTCTTCTTTTCCGTTTTCCATGTGGCGAAATTGATGTGTGGCAGTTTCAATAGCTCCAAAATCCTTTATGGGATGTACTTCGAGACTGCCTTTGACTAAACTTCGGATGAGTTTGTTTTCGTTTTTAAACATTTTTTCAAAATTTGAAAAAACAGTTTCGTAAGAAATTAGGCCTCCATTGTCTTGGTACCATTCTAAATCTTCGGTAAACAAAGGTTTGAATTTTGCCATGTCTTTGGCATTGAAGGCATCAAAAAGCTGTGTGTCCATCGAAGCAATTTCGTTGTACAGCTCCTGTGAAGTCGGAGCTACTTTTTTTTCCTGAGCCAAAGTTAGATTTAGGCTTAGAATAAATAGAAATGAGAAGAAAAAGCTTTGGTATCTGTATATATTTTTATTCATGTTTTTTAGATTAATGACTTTATAAAGATAGGAAAAGAATATTTAGTTTTGTTAAAATCTGTTTTTTAGTGTTTTATGAAAAATAGTGATTCAATTCGGTTTACATCTATTGTTTGGGAATCTGGTAATTCTAAGAAATAATCCAATTGCCATTTCTGCGTTTTTTGTGCCTGTTTACTGGTTGTAATATCCCAAGGCGGATAAACACGGATAGCGCGTTTCCCTTCTTTTTTATCTGAAACAATTTCTTTGGTTATCAAAACTGATTTAGGAAAAATAAACAGTCCGAAATCATTGTCTTTACGGACGCTGATAAAGAAGAAATCGATTGGATCGGCAGTGTCAAAAGGCTGAATTGGCCCCTGATTTATTCTTTTCCAGAGCGTAACAAACTGCCCGGTTTTAGCAGGTGTGATTTTAGCAGTTCGGAATAGAATATTTAAATTATTTAGAACAAAACGGCAGGCTCCATATTCAGTGCTTTCTGCTTCAAGAATAGGCTGCGTGATTTTGAAATCATAATTGTCCAAAAGTCTTTCTTTGATTAAAATTAAATCTTCGGGTAAACTTTCTGATGCGGTCCAAGACTTTTGTATAATCATTTGAAAATGAATTTGATGTTTTGATAAATAATAAAGCCGAAAATGGATTTCGGCTTTGAGGAGTTTGAAATTACTTTTTGGTTTTCAGCTTGTCTTTAAAGACTTTCTCAAATTTTTCAATTTTTGGCTGAATAACCATTTGACAATAAGGCTGATTTTTGTTATTGGCATAATAGTTTTGGTGATAATCTTCGGCTTTGTAAAATTTAGTAAAAGGCTCTACCGTAGTCACAATTGGATTTTGATAAACCTTTGCTTTGTTTAACTCAGCAATAATGGACTGTGCTTCTTTTTTTTGTTCTTCATCATTATAAAAAATAACAGATCTGTACTGCGTTCCTCTGTCAGCACCTTGTCTGTTAAGGGTTGTAGGATCATGAACGGTAAAAAATACTTTAAAAATTTCATCAAGACTGGTCACATTTTTGTCAAAAGTAATCTGAACAACTTC of Flavobacterium marginilacus contains these proteins:
- a CDS encoding MepB family protein, translated to MIIQKSWTASESLPEDLILIKERLLDNYDFKITQPILEAESTEYGACRFVLNNLNILFRTAKITPAKTGQFVTLWKRINQGPIQPFDTADPIDFFFISVRKDNDFGLFIFPKSVLITKEIVSDKKEGKRAIRVYPPWDITTSKQAQKTQKWQLDYFLELPDSQTIDVNRIESLFFIKH
- the msrA gene encoding peptide-methionine (S)-S-oxide reductase MsrA, which translates into the protein MKTKTLILLCLLFTGILFSQNNTKTKKMTQSNFETITLGGGCYWCVEAVYENLKGVKTVVSGFSGGKTTNPSYEEVCSGTTGHAEVVQITFDKNVTSLDEIFKVFFTVHDPTTLNRQGADRGTQYRSVIFYNDEEQKKEAQSIIAELNKAKVYQNPIVTTVEPFTKFYKAEDYHQNYYANNKNQPYCQMVIQPKIEKFEKVFKDKLKTKK
- a CDS encoding nuclear transport factor 2 family protein, whose protein sequence is MNKNIYRYQSFFFSFLFILSLNLTLAQEKKVAPTSQELYNEIASMDTQLFDAFNAKDMAKFKPLFTEDLEWYQDNGGLISYETVFSNFEKMFKNENKLIRSLVKGSLEVHPIKDFGAIETATHQFRHMENGKEEIGTFKFLAIWKKVGSQWKISRMVSYDH